TGAGGTGGGGATAAAATACCAATTTTTgagaaataatgtttttttaaatatttatttcatgCAAAGAAATAAACAGTATATTGCGATATAGGTTTGTGAATTGGGTGTTTTGATCATAAAGTTATCTTGAGGTAAAATAAACTTGGTTAAGTCAGCAAAACAACATAATAGTCAATTCATTTTTATTGACAGGGTTCTGTCTTGGGCCTAATATTGCGCAGTTTGTTAATGATACAGACATACATACTGTAGAAGGTGCTTCTGTGGTGCTGGTGAAGTTGGTACAGACAGAGGTTGGCACACAGGTACAGGGCTCATCATGCTCTCTTGAGAAAGGAGAAAGTCTCTAGCATGGACTACTATCGCGCATGCTTCGAAAACGTGCAATTTTTTTCAGAGCGCTGCTTATAACGCTACACTCCAACAATTGCAGACTGCCGTCTTTGCTGATGGCGCCTCGAAATATCCCGTGTTTGCTGACAGCTCTCCGAAATATCCCACGGCACACCTGCAATTCTCCCACAGCACACAGTTTCAAAATCACTGGTCTAAatagatgtctcacttttgaggcagaatgaatgaacaggaatcATTCTGCAAAGTCTTCCTGTTCATTTGCAAACTGTagcatagtaaacatagtttactatgcttctgtTATTAATGACcacagtgagtgattggtagTGATCGTTCActttgttcattcagaaaagaaaggggccagtaagtatgacatatttaccAGCTCCTACCCCGGCTTCCCATTCTTATACAATCCCCCGAAACAGCCGGCAGAAGAGGAAAGGAAGAAAAGCCGACAGCGCTttgagttggggggggggctaggaGAGCAGGGGGGGCCCGGCCAACAGAAGGAAGGGGACCCTGGAGAGGGGATGGTAGGGGCGACGTTTACTTGAACAGATGCTCTGTTTTTTCCTCCTGCAGAGGCTGTATTCCGGcatgaagaagaggaggagaagcttgCAGGAGGAAAATAAAGAGGATTGGTTCGAGTAAATGGCACCCACTCTCCTATCCAGGTTACGTGGGTTAGCAAGGAAGGGACGCAATCTGCCCATCACCTGTCTGTGATCAATGAGTTGCCGACCCCGTCTTAGATTGTATATATCTTCAATCTAAAATAGATTTAGTGTTGGTCAACTATTCTGAGCCAAGAGACTATTATCATGTGCATTAATATTTGGCAATTATGCAATGGAAAGTTTGTACAGTATTTCCATATAATGGTACATCCAGTCGCAGTGTTGCAGTGTATAATATTCACCAAAATAATGGCAAACATAACGCTGCCCTTTTATTCAGTTTCCTGCATCCTTGTCCACATTGTACAATGTTTATACTGTAGACTTATTTCTTCAAAAAATCTTCTGTTTTACCATCCaactaattaaaaataaattattatttcatattaCAGCTTGCTACAGTTAGCATATTGCTATTTGCCTTAAAacggtaataaacccaaaaccaaacatgtactatattgcagcttaccaatcattagatgttgtGGCTtcattccttttcttttctttgatttttccctctgttttcacctgcttagtgagacacaactctgAAGGAATGAGCAGAGGATGTCCAGCAGACAGCAGTAATGTGCTAAGAAGAATTTTTGTACAACCGTTTCCTCGAAAATCTACCAGTGTGTGGCTAGCTTTAGACCGGCCATACACAGTTTGAATCTCAAATTCAAACCGTTaatggacaggctgaatgtagTAACCAGCCTTTCCCGGATTCTCTtacgattattgctagcagctgctatagccgctTGCGATAATCGCTGTCTTCTCATGGTGAGGATGGCCcccgctgggagaagacaatggtCCAGCAAGAGAGATTTCCGCATCAActgtgtctgtgttgatggggaaatttgACTAAAATTTGCACAGTTTATGgaaagcctaaagcctcgtacacacgatcgaggaactcgacgggcgaaacacatcgttttcgtcgttgagttccttgttaggctgtcgaggaactcgacaaggcaagattctccattcccatcggggaaaaagaagacatgctctctttttggctcaacgggatcctcgacagtttccttgtcgaaaaatgtacacacgaccggtttcctctgcaaaaaaaaaatcccagcaagtttcttgttggtttttgccgagaaactcgtgtgtacgaggcttaagtctcaCTGATTTGTGGATGTAGCCTTGTCCCTTATTTATAGGTAACCCATAGAGTCCCTtaaaacagtggtcatcaaccctgtcctcagggaccactaacaggccaggtttgcaagataactgaaatacatcacaggtaatatcatttgctgctcagtgattgccgtattctagtctgcatctccccgaggTAATACatgaaacctggcctgttagtaggccctgaggatagggttgatgaccactgccttaaaaTATGAAACGGCTGGTATGTAAGTACAGATCATAAACAGTTTACAATGCACCCACTAACCTCAGGATTCTTCACTTCTTCAGTTACGTAATTCAGATTGTTCCATCCATCATAAGACCAGAGTCCTTGATAAAAAGCCACTCCAACTGGACCAAATCCTGAAACTGTATTTTCAAAGGCATTCTGGAAGACCTGAGTGTTTCCTTGGGCCAAGAGGACCATACCACCCACAATTATGACCAGCAATACCAACAGTTTGGCAGCCGTGAAGAAGTTAGTGATAGTGGCAGAAAGCCTGACATTGAGGCAGTTGATGATGCTCAGGACGAGGATACAGGCAGCTGCTGTACACTTCACCACTACCTGAGGTGGTGGGCAGTCCTGGTAGAAGGAAGCCACCACATATTCTGCAAAACTTAAGGAGACAGCAGAAATGCCAGCCGGTCTGACCACAATGACTGAGGTATATGCCAGGAGGAAAGCTGGTAAGGTGCCAACATTCCGTAAAATATAAATGTACTCCCCTCCAGATTCCTTTATAACAGTGCCAAGTTCTGCATAGGAAAGAGCACCCAACATTGCTAAAACACCACAGGCTGCCCAAATTAACAGGCTGGCTCCGGGGCTGCCCATGTAATAGAGGACCCACTGAGGGGACATGAAGATACCAGAGCCAATCATGGTGCCAGCTATCAGTGACACAGCACTAACCAGGCCAAGTTCACGTTTGAGGTGTAATTTTTCAGTCCTGTCTTCTATTTTGCCATCAAAAGATGGAGCAGAGTCTCTTCTTATCCTGTCATCCATAATGGAGTGTCTTCTGATCTCAGATCCTTCTGAAAAAGAGATGTGCTTTTTCACAGCTAAAGGTTGACAGGCAAAATTAAAGTTAATTATTACTGAGTGTACAACGTGCAAAGAACATGGCAGATCTTCAATTATTGCGGTTAATGAtctatttaaaaaagtaaagCATATTACTAAGAATGGGAGCATAAGGATACTATCAGGTATGACTTTCTTATCCATTGAAGGCTACTATAAAGGTATGTAGAAATCTCCACATCTGTTGTAGAATCAAGGAAAATAATAAGCAAACATTTAATGCAAGGTTCTGTAGTTGGCTGATGAGAAAGGGGAGATTGGCTACATcttcaataaaataaatcaagAGCACAAAATGTTAGACTAGAGTGTCATCCAAttatagtacagtaaaaccttagattgcaagcataattcgttccagaaacatgcttgtaatccaaagcacttgtatatcgaaacaaatttctccataagaaataatggaaactcaaatgattcattccacaaccatttattcataggtccttcagtttatagtgcatataaaaagattatagcaatgtgaccgggttgtgtaaccataaaatgtccatccacaaatggaagcctccccaaggggattagaagcaaaatccagcaggagctccagagtataaaagagaagagagacgcctctaatgccgcgtacacaccatcgttttctgcgatggaaaaaaacgtcattttcaaaaacgtcaatttaattgaccgtgtgtgggcaaaaacgtcgttttatgtcttctaaaaaacgacagaaaaaaattgaagcatgcttcaattttatgtgtcgtttttggccgacgtcgttttctgtgttctaaacattgaccgtgtgtacgtaaaaacgtcgatttaagcccgcgcatgctcagaagcaagttaggagacggcagcgctcattcatgtaaaacgactgttcagaatggaatcagcacattcgttaaggtgtttttcagcttatagacaagaaaagaaagcgcttctttaacccctgcttttaactgctacccagaaatggacgtttgttgcggctgatcttgttgcatagttatgacaagcttttaattagtttctttcttgtttgataatgtttatgtttgtgttctgttatttagttgtatcttccatcttaaacattttaaatatatatattggtccaccttttatttttttttaaattttttgtcaccaatttgattagtaatctctattttgtttttatttaggagtgtgtgaagtgtctgcaacaacctaattttttagtttactcacccacaagcatgtttttttaccttgttaatgtttgcattatttattttgtaatgggtctgcccactcaatactgatctctcaaatctacaataaagaaacatgttgaaatttggctgaaaaattaatttttattttagtcttcataaaaattttgaaaaaaaaaaaagtggcaacccaaaaacacaacataataaaaacaaagatgccagggtaggcagcactttagagcatgcttgttattttctgaaaacaagggtccccgaagccacaaatacagcctgtgagtccacataaaaattccatcaggggcaccgtattatttcttcgcccttttcttcccagcagccttccctgcagtcttccctgcagccttcccggtagcccgagtccttgggggctgggttcctggaggagatgaggtggcaggagccatagcagcctcatgaggtggagaagcaggagcaggtggaggagcaggagcaggtgcaggagcaggagcaggagcaggagcaggaggagcagcaaggacaggaggagcaatccgcacaatgtgggtgtcgtcattgagctgccccagggatgccatggttatggcttcgaacatgaggagttcgcagcgcacacgctggctctgctccagattgtacatcttggctgcaatgagcgctgcgaacccctcaacttcactgggtggctctcggatggctgcagtagcttggcgaagcaggccctgggtctcctcctccatctgtcgcatactcctgagccgtttattgggattgcggaatggagggatccgggagatggtatcccgccggcgtgcctcctgggtcccactggggcctgccacctcctggctcccagtgggctctgccacctcctgccttgcagttggccctggctcctcctggctccctgtgggccctgtctcttcctggctccctgtgggccctggctgttcctggcttgggtctgcctgtgtatgaaaaaaaggaacatatgttatttgtgtttgtcattaatcacacacatttttacaatcatgagtgatgcaaattgaatgtcaatatatattacacacagggtcgccatccttaattatgtggccccttaaacaccttcagacatggtccccctggaattatgtgggttgttgcatgcctaatttagtaaataagtggccttttccccaaaaattaatttaatcaatttagtgtcaactagatagtactcaaaaagggtgtcttccatctgggaccccttgcaggtgtattgcgttactccccccctactggcctatctgaaaatgccacccactccttcatcaacattattaatttgcccattttgaccccatcatgttttcccactactgactattgatcctatccctaaacttacgagattcacatagaatttagaacaatagtaacatacatttaccattattactatacttgtcatatactaactaaattcaaacaaaaaacacataccattctccacggctcacaattggggtcctccaggaactcttcctcttcctccgagcttgtctgctcttgtctgcagggaacactggaggattggctgctgggaagctgggagctacctcttgggggaagggtagacatggatgtcctggtctcaatgtggtcgtccaggaactgcagctgactatagtaccacagggttggtttgtatatggagtcagctgcagccccagacctcattgaggccaggacttggacccgttgggccctgtaggtgcccctgatggaattgattttatttttcacagtggctgttgtggcgttggggacccttgttttcacaaaaacaagcatgctctgtctagctttctccctggcatctttgtttttatttagtgtgcttttggtttgccacagaactggatgttccttccatttttggatgaagtctgtgaggaagtccgcatccttgaaggcatccattctttctgcacatgaaacagaagccaaaacataatgtaattaaaggcactagcttacttcccctaactagcccacaaactcattccctattcactataataaagtcggaattaaaaacttacgtctcgtcgttaggaaagatcgggaattacgacttcttccacagactatgcaggccgtttccaaacacgtcccatcccttttacactacgcacgcgtgacgctccgcacgacaccccgcccctgacgttcggaatcgtcctttccacgccccttctctgtcgtttggtgagtgagaaaagatggacaacatggaggtgtattctagctctagccaggaggcaggccaggcccaaacacgccgcagattccgctgcagagcctccaacatgagctttaatgaaatggtggagatggtcaccatattgaggagggaggactatgatgccaagcatggcccctacatgcatcccaataaagtaaaagcacaaattatggagaaggtcatccgtaggctccagcggaagtttgggaaaaccaggagcagagagcacctgcgcaaaaggtggtcggatttgaaaaaaagggaaccccaccaacttttccgaattaataaggtgattcgaagaagaagtaagttttttccatgtgtatttaattattttggtgtgttctttgtgccatttttttttttgtgccaggttgaccataaaatgaatattatgaatgtggacgcatgatgcagtcgtcgtagtcgtcgttcattcggtgactttcaataatccaataccatattaacgagaaatggcatcatgcctagttggcatgtgcaaaggggagttgaagcactgtatctgaacaaaaatcgtaaattgaggaattgtgggcgaatgaacgacgactcctatgaccaattagtcgacacaaatatgaaagttgtgacatttttggggcttaaaaaaaaggtgtattcaattctggaatagatggaaatgtgtttcagcttattttagaagaaacgtaaataccttgagattcacaaaaaggagcgtttgctactcctttttttattgaacatgtgtactcagtagcacaattgtttgtcacaatcacaacctatgttgggtcacacacaggggtgagcagatccaggggagacttgtttagcttacatatctaaacttaaaaattgtgttaactgatttgacattactttgtgaatggattaaatattggtctattttattgataattgtttaaaaatcaacaatagtgaccttttgtttagcatttcttattttttgggtgtcatttcaggccgctcgtaatggttgaacctcatgttttccctttcttcaatcttgtagggcacaatgaagcacaaaggcaggaggcacaagccaatcaagccacacccccgagggatgtagaggaagaggaacctgcctcaacatccggtaaagtaacatctaccacattttctgtgaatatagatataggcatacaatcttttaacacatgttttggttccacatttcaggaggaaatcgggctggtcagggactggacacgtatagtgcccagctcctcatcggcgaggttctcacctgcagggcccaagttgaggacatacgtctggcctgccgtgaaatacgtcacaaagcaaagacgctggaacggcagcttaaaaattttattaatgttttggggagggtttaatttttggtgtattttcttttttccttgaatttaaaaaaaaaaaaaaaaaaaaaaaaaattatattttgtaataatcaaaaaagaccaaaaaaagaaaaaaaatatattatattttctaataatcaaaaaagaccaaaaaaacaaaaaaataatattatattttgtaataatcaaaaaagaccaaaaaaaaaaaaaaaatattatattttgtaataatcaaaaaagaccaaaaaaaaaaaaaaaaattatattttgtaataatcaaaaaagaccaaaaaaataaaaatattgatttgttgtactaatcaaaactaaaaaagtaacaaataaataacattttggactccaaacaatttgtgtgtagttattggtatcaatgcagactcattcaattactcaggcatatttgtagagttattaagatttaacactcatgggaatttattacatcccaaacacatggctggatgagaacctacgaaaaagaaacattaccccccaaaacttacaaataactaaaatcaaacaaataaacactgtttcatcaaacaaaaagtaaatttatttttttaaacaagatcaggcattgcaatggcccccctccccataaaatagtccacataggattgacgcactgcacgtgcggtttggggggccaagcctctatggctagcctgatgtcccggctccggagccacaagatcagcctcatcaggcaataccgtcaggtacgtttgagaatttcttttcaaaaaattgtgcaaaatgcaacaagatagtatgatataattccacttgtattccgccatgtttattgctgttaaaaacaatctgaatcggctggccatgattccaaaggcattctctaccacacgtcttgctctggccagccgataattaaaaaccctcctctcatgggtgagggtgcgtacgggaaatggcctcatgaggtggggacccaaaccaaaagcctcatctgctacaaacacgaagggcagaccctcttcgttctcctccgcaggtggcaatcctaggtcctccaaccgaagccgttgtgcgaactccgtctccgcaaagacaccgccgtccgacatccggccatttttcccaacatccacgtacaaaaactcgtaatttgcagagaccaccgccatcaaaacaacgctgtggaaccccttgtaattgaagaaatgggatccactatggggtgggggcacaatgcggatgtgcttgccatcaatggctcctccacagttcggaaagttccaacgctgggagaagtccgctgccacagtctgccattcctgtggcgtggtggggaactggatagaaagaaaaaataaaaaacattagaacaaagattttaaacagaatatagctaaaattacaagggatcccaccaacaattcaacaaaaaaggttagtattaaaaaataacatgtgaacaattaagcatattaatcacccccctctgatgttgaaaaaatatatttagggggagtggggctcaagatgagatgagaaacaaccccccaaaaaatatctacataagaaaaataattattagtatgtatttcaaaaatctagggggggggggtttggacaatggaggccacaaataaacggggatatagggacacacaaaatgcagcactacaatggaggccacaaataaacgggaatatagggactatgctaggtgggtttgcccacaacatagaatgatggacaggttggctaaattaaataaacatgtagggctttactaattgtgtagaacagcatacatagagacaaagtgagcattctgagcatattagaaaagtatttttttttttttttttttgggaattagtttgaccattgaaagaacaccacttaccttaacatagtcctcctgaagaacctgaatgatggccgaacaggtctcagggattatgaggcccagagcctggggggagatgcccgtcgagaacttcaagtcctgcagacttctccctgttgcaaggtagcgcaacgtagcaactagcctctgctcagcagtgatggcttcccgcataacggtgtcctgcctggtgatatatggcgacaccaaagccaaaagctgctgaaatacggggtcagacatcctaagaaaattcctgaaatcatcagggttattttctcggatctcccgcagcagaggcatatgagagaactggtccctgcgtagcaaccagttcttggtccacaacctcctcctcaccctgttcatggaccgtcgctgggatgcagcacacatcctaacaacaagcacagcacgatctcggcgacgagttcgtacccgcaacatggctagaaaacggtcgtcaaatcagatcagactaaaaattacgccctgaagtaaagaatggcctttgaagaacgacctgctaaacagcaccgtgcacaccaaacgtaatgcctaaacaaatacgtccttagtacaagcactgtatcacagatccgacaacaaatagacaaactgtacgacagaaaacgaaatttaaagcacagtcactgaaaatcacgaatcgtatctcaccaaacttttactaacacgcagcaacacgatatcagcaaaagaggccgtcttccgcatggaaacgaccctttatagtgacgtcgtgcgtgattgacggaactgcgctgtgctagagcgttgtgaaaaagcgatggtgtgtatgctacgtcgttgttcaaattgaagtttgaaaaatgacgtttttttaaagcacataaagcgtcgcatttttccatcgcagaaaacgatggtgtgtacgcggcattaggcctcgtacacacggccgaggaactcaacgggcgaaacacatcgttttgctcgtcgagttccttgtgaggctgtcgaggaactcggcgggccaattttctccattcccgtcgaggaaaaagaga
The sequence above is drawn from the Rana temporaria chromosome 4, aRanTem1.1, whole genome shotgun sequence genome and encodes:
- the LOC120936298 gene encoding b(0,+)-type amino acid transporter 1-like, which translates into the protein MDKKVIPDSILMLPFLVICFTFLNRSLTAIIEDLPCSLHVVHSVIINFNFACQPLAVKKHISFSEGSEIRRHSIMDDRIRRDSAPSFDGKIEDRTEKLHLKRELGLVSAVSLIAGTMIGSGIFMSPQWVLYYMGSPGASLLIWAACGVLAMLGALSYAELGTVIKESGGEYIYILRNVGTLPAFLLAYTSVIVVRPAGISAVSLSFAEYVVASFYQDCPPPQVVVKCTAAACILVLSIINCLNVRLSATITNFFTAAKLLVLLVIIVGGMVLLAQGNTQVFQNAFENTVSGFGPVGVAFYQGLWSYDGWNNLNYVTEEVKNPEVNLPRAVMIAIPLVTCIYLLANVSYFAAMTPQELLSSDAVAISWGIKVLGSWTWIISLGVALSTFGSANGTFFSGGRLCYVAAREGHLPDVLSMVHVKRLTPSPALIFTTFISLIMIIPGDFSTIVNFFSFTAWLFYGITISGLIYMKIKKPDIPRPYKVPIVIPVIVLIAAVYLVLAPIIGSPQLEYLYVVLFILSGVILYIPVVCYKWSPKYFRSITLYMQLLLEISPCDRND